The Enterococcus rotai genome includes a window with the following:
- the trpD gene encoding anthranilate phosphoribosyltransferase produces the protein MKELFEKVFSNQHLTRLETQQVAEKIFEGQLTDSQIAAFLTALKCKGETAEEMAGIAETIQRKAVIIDCQKENVMDNCGTGGDRSGSFNISTTAAFVLAAGGVTVAKHGNRSISSKSGSADLFECLGVDITLSPDKLSTVLNEVGLAFLFAPHMHPNMKYVMNVRKELGTPTILNLIGPLTNPVRLDSQLMGTYRRDLLEETAKTLGELGRKRAVVVNGSGNLDEATLAGTTHFALLEEQRITMHTIEPEEFGFARLPIEAIQGGKAEQNTEILLSILKNQASPYLDTVLLNAGLGFFSNGKVSSVQAGILLAKECVASGEAFDKLQQLIKVQKEVA, from the coding sequence ATGAAAGAACTCTTTGAAAAAGTTTTTAGTAATCAACATTTGACACGTTTGGAAACACAACAAGTAGCGGAAAAAATCTTTGAAGGACAACTAACAGATAGTCAAATTGCAGCTTTTCTAACAGCATTAAAATGCAAAGGAGAAACGGCGGAAGAAATGGCCGGAATTGCAGAAACGATCCAACGTAAAGCAGTCATAATCGATTGTCAAAAAGAGAATGTTATGGATAATTGTGGAACTGGTGGGGATCGATCAGGCAGTTTCAATATTAGCACAACAGCTGCCTTTGTTTTAGCAGCCGGTGGTGTAACGGTTGCCAAACATGGTAATCGCAGTATTTCCAGTAAATCAGGCAGTGCTGATCTTTTTGAATGTTTAGGGGTTGATATTACACTGTCGCCGGATAAACTAAGTACGGTATTGAATGAAGTTGGTCTAGCTTTTCTTTTTGCACCTCACATGCACCCGAACATGAAATATGTGATGAATGTCCGCAAAGAGCTGGGGACACCAACAATTTTAAACTTGATTGGTCCGTTAACGAATCCAGTAAGATTGGACTCACAGCTAATGGGCACTTATCGGCGGGATCTATTGGAAGAAACAGCGAAGACGCTAGGTGAATTAGGACGTAAGCGAGCGGTAGTTGTTAATGGTTCAGGTAACTTAGATGAAGCAACGTTGGCTGGAACAACCCATTTTGCTTTATTAGAAGAGCAACGGATCACCATGCATACGATCGAACCAGAAGAGTTTGGGTTTGCGCGTCTCCCAATAGAGGCGATTCAGGGTGGGAAGGCTGAACAAAATACAGAAATCCTGTTATCAATTTTAAAAAATCAGGCGAGCCCATATTTGGATACTGTTTTATTAAATGCTGGATTAGGATTTTTCAGCAATGGTAAAGTGTCCAGCGTTCAAGCAGGAATTCTGTTGGCGAAAGAGTGTGTTGCAAGCGGTGAGGCTTTTGATAAACTGCAGCAGTTGATCAAAGTACAAAAGGAGGTAGCTTAA
- a CDS encoding peptide ABC transporter substrate-binding protein has product MKTKLLVVSAVVTGLLLTACGGNDKKETTKSEDGAIATTQKIEISSPAPLSTLDTTQTMDKNTFTIVQHLFEGLYRFDDDSTPIPGLAEKVDISEDGLSYKFTLRDDIKWSDGEPITAQDFLYSWKKLVTPATIGPNAYLLDNVKNSKAIRNGEKAIDEIGLSAPSEKEFEVTLEQAQPSFLTVASIGWLAPQNQAYVEKQGKDYATDSDHLLYSGPFILTDWDASSDTWTLKKNPEYYDADKVKLEEVNVNTIKEENTGINLYQSNELDLTRISGQYVQQYSDDKGYVTHSDVANYYLDFNKKADTAPDNLHLRKAIAQAIDKDALTKSVLNDGSKPLNGLIPSGLYKNPETSEDFRKFSGDHSVYDVKKAQAEWEKAKADLGDKIKLSLLVSDDDNGKKISEYVQSQLQENLKGLEITINAQPKNNVLQTRKDKNYELSLSGWIAGSSDLDSYFNLYAGDSAYNYGSYKNADYDKLITNARTVNANTPDKQFDDYKEAEAILLDQDAAQVPLYQSASNYLINPKIKGISYHLYGDYFNLRTAYLEE; this is encoded by the coding sequence ATGAAGACAAAATTATTAGTCGTAAGCGCTGTAGTAACGGGATTATTACTAACAGCATGTGGGGGCAATGACAAAAAAGAAACAACAAAAAGTGAAGATGGGGCAATTGCAACAACTCAAAAAATTGAAATTAGCTCACCTGCTCCGCTCTCAACCTTAGATACAACACAAACAATGGATAAAAACACCTTTACAATCGTTCAACATCTTTTTGAAGGATTATATCGCTTCGATGATGATAGTACACCAATTCCAGGATTAGCTGAAAAAGTGGATATTAGTGAAGATGGTTTATCTTATAAATTTACCCTAAGAGACGATATCAAGTGGAGCGATGGTGAACCGATTACTGCACAGGATTTCCTTTATTCATGGAAAAAATTAGTAACACCTGCAACGATTGGTCCAAACGCATACTTGCTAGACAATGTAAAAAATAGCAAAGCAATCCGTAATGGTGAAAAAGCAATTGATGAAATTGGTCTATCTGCACCAAGTGAAAAAGAGTTTGAGGTGACGTTAGAACAAGCACAACCATCATTTTTAACAGTCGCATCAATTGGTTGGTTAGCACCACAAAATCAAGCATATGTTGAAAAACAAGGCAAAGACTATGCAACAGATAGTGATCATTTACTTTATAGTGGTCCATTTATCTTAACGGATTGGGATGCATCATCAGATACATGGACATTAAAGAAAAATCCGGAGTATTATGATGCAGATAAAGTGAAACTAGAAGAAGTGAATGTCAATACGATCAAAGAAGAAAATACAGGTATCAATTTGTACCAATCAAACGAGTTGGATCTAACTCGGATCAGTGGTCAGTACGTTCAACAATACAGTGATGATAAGGGCTATGTTACTCATTCGGATGTTGCCAATTACTACCTAGATTTCAATAAAAAAGCAGATACGGCGCCAGATAATCTTCATTTACGCAAAGCAATTGCACAAGCGATCGACAAAGATGCATTGACGAAAAGTGTACTAAACGATGGTTCAAAACCATTGAACGGTTTAATTCCAAGTGGGCTATATAAAAATCCTGAAACATCTGAAGACTTCAGAAAGTTCAGTGGGGATCATTCAGTTTATGATGTGAAAAAAGCGCAAGCTGAGTGGGAGAAAGCCAAAGCGGATTTAGGGGATAAAATCAAACTATCACTTTTAGTTTCTGATGACGATAATGGTAAAAAAATCTCTGAGTACGTTCAAAGTCAATTACAAGAAAACTTAAAAGGGTTAGAAATCACGATCAATGCACAACCAAAAAATAATGTTCTACAAACGCGTAAAGATAAAAACTATGAGCTATCATTGTCTGGCTGGATTGCTGGAAGCAGTGATTTAGATTCTTATTTCAATTTGTACGCTGGAGACTCTGCCTATAACTATGGTTCATATAAAAATGCTGATTACGATAAACTGATTACAAATGCCCGTACGGTCAATGCTAATACACCAGACAAACAGTTTGATGATTACAAAGAAGCGGAAGCTATTTTATTAGATCAAGATGCAGCCCAAGTGCCACTTTACCAAAGTGCTTCTAACTACTTGATCAATCCGAAAATCAAAGGGATCAGTTATCACTTATACGGTGATTACTTCAACCTTAGAACAGCTTACTTAGAGGAGTAG
- a CDS encoding MucBP domain-containing protein produces MKTNKKFASLALVTLLAPTLLNAQLAFAEDTQSAPVEQQEVVPEEKQPEAEKEVDVETQPEAEKEVPQEETKPESKPEQETPKEEAKPEATPEAEKEAEKTETPKKEKADTNVTVIVNIVDQDAGPIHTLSFTGEAGTTQNVSLDLTPGAYTFVSTSNGMAIPIADAAGNLGLQLTFPDTNQIVSVTVKKLAGIVGGNVYVAHIDDRGLELTQAITILGGFIGESYTTEPRNIPGYILVNTPANSVGEFTDTEQEVIYRYDRVQTTVSVVCVDENGVPLGNVVSEVGKFEDAFTITAPEVPGYEYLGISQAAYSANPSMTFEGTYGLEDQSFVATYRKIVDVPTIPTAPTAPTPGIQKTTIPSLLPAPIKTDLVKKEHKTLPETGETETSSFVASLGLTIIAAVYFTKKKREDEFSL; encoded by the coding sequence ATGAAAACAAACAAAAAATTTGCTAGCCTAGCTTTGGTTACGCTACTAGCACCAACATTGTTGAATGCCCAACTTGCGTTCGCAGAAGATACACAATCTGCACCAGTTGAGCAACAAGAGGTTGTTCCTGAAGAGAAACAGCCTGAAGCTGAAAAAGAGGTTGACGTTGAAACACAGCCTGAAGCTGAAAAGGAAGTGCCTCAGGAAGAAACGAAACCTGAAAGCAAACCGGAACAAGAAACACCAAAAGAAGAAGCGAAACCTGAAGCTACACCAGAGGCTGAAAAAGAAGCTGAAAAAACAGAAACACCTAAAAAAGAAAAAGCTGATACAAACGTTACAGTGATCGTTAACATCGTTGATCAAGACGCTGGCCCGATTCATACACTTTCTTTTACAGGTGAAGCAGGTACAACTCAAAATGTGTCCCTAGATTTAACACCAGGAGCTTATACGTTTGTTTCTACTTCAAATGGAATGGCAATTCCTATTGCGGATGCTGCTGGCAATTTAGGTCTACAATTAACTTTCCCAGATACCAATCAGATTGTTTCTGTAACTGTTAAGAAACTTGCTGGTATCGTTGGTGGAAACGTTTATGTTGCTCATATTGATGATCGCGGTCTTGAGTTAACTCAGGCTATCACAATTCTAGGCGGTTTCATTGGTGAGTCTTACACAACTGAACCAAGAAATATCCCTGGTTATATCTTAGTAAATACACCAGCTAATAGTGTTGGCGAGTTTACAGACACTGAACAAGAAGTTATTTATCGCTATGATCGTGTTCAAACAACCGTTAGTGTCGTTTGTGTAGATGAGAATGGCGTACCACTAGGAAATGTTGTATCCGAAGTTGGTAAATTTGAAGATGCCTTCACTATTACAGCACCTGAAGTACCTGGTTATGAATATCTTGGTATTTCTCAAGCAGCCTATTCAGCAAACCCTTCTATGACCTTTGAAGGAACATATGGATTGGAAGATCAAAGCTTTGTTGCTACTTATAGAAAAATTGTAGATGTTCCTACGATTCCTACTGCACCGACAGCTCCAACACCAGGAATCCAAAAAACAACAATACCATCTCTATTACCAGCACCAATCAAAACAGATCTTGTAAAAAAAGAACATAAAACTTTACCTGAAACAGGCGAAACTGAAACAAGTTCTTTCGTTGCTTCACTTGGCTTGACTATCATTGCAGCAGTTTACTTCACTAAGAAAAAACGTGAAGATGAATTTAGTTTATAA
- the trpC gene encoding indole-3-glycerol phosphate synthase TrpC, with protein MDFLETIIHEKKQEVQAMPLEKVQPLRKTDSFYQQVKAHPEKMHIIGEVKRASPSKGAINLAVNVIEQAQAYEQAGVTAISVLTDEVFFKGSIEDLRTVASQVAISVLCKDFIIDDKQLIRARNAGATMVLLIVSALSKQKLAELYTKAVALELEVLVEVHDEQELAIAEGLSAQLIGVNNRNLKTFDVSIEVSQQLGKKQTRDAVYISESGFSTGQQVALVKENYQVVLVGEGLMRENDPKAKVKELQVLR; from the coding sequence ATGGATTTTTTAGAAACAATTATTCATGAAAAGAAACAAGAAGTACAGGCAATGCCTTTAGAGAAGGTTCAACCCTTAAGGAAAACAGATTCATTTTATCAGCAAGTCAAAGCGCATCCGGAGAAAATGCATATCATCGGAGAAGTTAAACGAGCTTCGCCATCTAAAGGTGCTATTAATCTAGCTGTCAACGTAATCGAACAAGCGCAAGCATATGAACAAGCCGGTGTTACAGCTATTTCTGTATTAACGGATGAAGTCTTCTTCAAAGGCTCAATTGAAGATTTACGAACAGTTGCTTCACAGGTAGCGATTTCAGTTTTATGTAAAGATTTTATCATCGATGACAAACAGTTGATTCGTGCAAGAAATGCTGGAGCGACGATGGTGTTATTGATTGTTTCGGCTTTATCTAAACAGAAACTAGCAGAGTTATACACCAAAGCAGTCGCCTTGGAGTTAGAGGTTTTAGTAGAAGTCCATGATGAACAAGAACTTGCAATAGCAGAAGGATTATCGGCTCAACTAATCGGTGTGAATAATCGGAATCTGAAGACCTTTGATGTGTCGATCGAAGTCAGCCAACAACTAGGGAAAAAACAAACAAGAGATGCTGTTTATATCAGTGAATCAGGTTTTTCAACGGGTCAACAAGTTGCTCTTGTAAAAGAAAATTATCAAGTGGTTTTAGTTGGTGAAGGGTTGATGCGGGAAAATGATCCTAAAGCAAAAGTCAAAGAATTGCAGGTCTTACGATGA
- a CDS encoding phosphoribosylanthranilate isomerase, whose translation MKVKICGLKTEEHVNTAVAHGAEYLGFVFAESKRQISPEKVKEITKAVPKRVKKVGVFVSPSRSEVEWIVRQARLDMVQIHGLLKAETFSVPLIRAIPVEGSTQEKLIQETSTEYVLFDAPPQRFVGGNGQVFDWSRLDTNSIKNKKIIIAGGLTSENVQQAKQLFDPYAVDVSSGVETNGEKDLNKIIAFLKKAR comes from the coding sequence ATGAAAGTTAAAATTTGCGGATTGAAAACGGAAGAACATGTAAATACAGCAGTTGCACATGGGGCAGAGTATCTTGGTTTTGTTTTTGCGGAAAGCAAACGTCAGATTAGCCCAGAAAAAGTCAAAGAGATCACGAAAGCTGTCCCTAAACGAGTCAAAAAAGTGGGCGTATTTGTTTCTCCGAGCCGATCAGAAGTTGAATGGATCGTTCGACAAGCTCGCTTAGATATGGTGCAAATTCATGGGTTATTAAAAGCAGAAACCTTTTCAGTTCCACTGATTCGCGCCATCCCTGTTGAGGGTTCAACCCAAGAAAAGCTTATCCAAGAGACCTCAACAGAATATGTGTTATTCGATGCACCACCACAGCGATTTGTTGGGGGAAATGGTCAAGTATTTGATTGGTCTAGGTTAGATACGAATTCGATTAAAAACAAGAAAATCATCATTGCTGGCGGCCTAACATCAGAAAATGTCCAACAAGCAAAACAACTATTTGACCCGTATGCAGTCGATGTATCAAGTGGCGTTGAGACAAATGGAGAAAAAGATCTGAATAAAATAATTGCTTTTCTAAAAAAAGCACGTTAG
- a CDS encoding anthranilate synthase component II, with product MILLIDNYDSFTHNLAQLIGADQEVVITRNDSDTIFQLADQAKAIIISPGPGTPEETGHVKELIQQFYQKKPILGICLGHQTIGEVFGAKVILAKKIRHGKQSLIKTNKDSQLFKGIAQEDSVMRYHSLVIDRQTLPSEFLVTAIATDDQEIMAIEHQKYPVFGLQFHPESIGTSSGAAIIKNFIQVMEEQ from the coding sequence ATGATTTTACTCATTGATAATTATGATTCATTTACACATAATCTAGCTCAATTGATTGGTGCAGACCAAGAAGTTGTGATTACTCGAAATGATTCAGATACTATTTTTCAGCTGGCAGATCAGGCTAAGGCAATCATTATTTCTCCTGGACCTGGAACGCCAGAAGAGACTGGGCATGTAAAAGAACTGATCCAGCAGTTTTACCAAAAGAAGCCAATACTAGGTATTTGCTTAGGCCATCAAACAATTGGGGAAGTATTCGGAGCCAAAGTTATACTGGCTAAGAAAATTCGTCACGGTAAGCAGTCACTTATTAAAACGAATAAAGACAGTCAGCTTTTTAAAGGGATAGCTCAAGAAGATTCAGTGATGCGGTATCACTCACTTGTGATTGATCGTCAAACGTTGCCATCAGAATTTCTAGTTACTGCAATAGCAACGGATGATCAAGAGATTATGGCAATTGAACATCAAAAATATCCAGTGTTCGGCCTTCAATTTCATCCAGAATCGATCGGCACTTCAAGCGGTGCAGCAATTATCAAAAATTTTATCCAAGTAATGGAGGAACAATGA
- a CDS encoding iron ABC transporter ATP-binding protein → MIEIKNVSKRYGEKIVVSEVQLPITEQKLTAFIGPNGAGKSTLLSMMSRLIPKDTGEIYLDHNEVKTWKQSELSKKLSILKQTNGINLKITVRELVNFGRFPYSKGRLKKEDHEKVEEAMENLGLLNLADELIDTLSGGQLQRVYIAMVLAQDTDYILLDEPLNNLDMNFAVQMMQTLRRLVDEFGKTVIIVLHDINFAASYADEIVAMKDGRLFTHGSTDDIIQSEVLNKLYDMNIRICEIEGKRFCMYFN, encoded by the coding sequence ATGATTGAAATCAAAAATGTATCAAAACGATATGGTGAAAAGATTGTTGTTTCAGAAGTTCAATTGCCCATTACGGAGCAAAAATTGACTGCTTTTATTGGTCCGAATGGGGCAGGGAAAAGTACGCTGCTTTCAATGATGAGTCGCTTGATCCCTAAAGATACTGGTGAAATTTATTTAGATCACAACGAAGTGAAAACTTGGAAACAAAGTGAATTATCTAAAAAACTATCGATTTTAAAGCAAACAAACGGCATCAATCTAAAAATTACAGTTAGAGAGTTAGTCAATTTTGGCCGTTTTCCTTATAGTAAAGGTCGTTTAAAGAAAGAAGATCATGAAAAAGTCGAAGAAGCAATGGAAAACCTTGGGCTATTAAATCTTGCCGATGAATTGATCGATACATTATCAGGTGGCCAATTACAAAGAGTATATATTGCCATGGTTTTGGCGCAGGATACAGATTATATTTTACTGGATGAGCCATTAAATAATTTGGATATGAACTTTGCGGTTCAAATGATGCAGACGTTACGGCGCTTGGTAGATGAATTTGGAAAAACAGTCATTATCGTCCTTCACGATATCAATTTTGCAGCGAGCTATGCTGATGAGATCGTAGCAATGAAAGACGGTCGACTATTTACCCATGGTAGCACAGATGACATTATTCAATCCGAAGTTTTGAATAAACTTTATGATATGAACATCCGAATTTGTGAAATTGAAGGAAAAAGATTCTGTATGTATTTTAATTAG
- the pepT gene encoding peptidase T, with amino-acid sequence MSRLLERFIRYVKVNTRSDAASQTVPTTRGQVEFARIIEKELAEIGLSEIHYNEKNGFLTATLPATTREDVPVIGFIAHLDTADYNADNIQPKVFQNYDGQDVVLNEKLGIIMATEEFPNLKEYTGQTLITTDGTTLLGADDKAGIVEILDAVEYLLAHPEIPHGEVLLAFGPDEEIGRGADGFDAANFPAKFAYTIDSGRVGCFEYETFNAAQAVIKIEGTSVHPGTAYGVMINAIKLGEKIDAQLPKEEVPEKTRGYEGFYLLTKFIGSLDHAELTYIIRDHDKELFQNRKNTLAEIISKLNGTLDKERVTIEFLDQYYNMGEIIEKDMTPVKLAVKAMENLNIKPDIQPFRGGTDGSKISFMGIPTPNLFTGGENFHGQYEFITLESMELTAKTIVEIIKENLAKSKV; translated from the coding sequence ATGAGCCGATTATTAGAACGATTTATCCGTTATGTTAAAGTCAATACACGCTCTGATGCAGCCAGTCAGACAGTTCCGACGACAAGAGGACAAGTAGAGTTTGCTAGAATCATTGAAAAGGAATTAGCTGAAATCGGACTTTCTGAGATTCATTACAATGAAAAAAATGGCTTTTTAACAGCAACGCTACCTGCAACAACACGTGAGGATGTACCGGTAATCGGGTTTATTGCTCATTTGGATACAGCAGATTATAATGCTGACAATATTCAGCCAAAGGTTTTCCAAAACTATGACGGCCAAGATGTGGTGTTGAATGAAAAATTAGGGATTATCATGGCAACAGAAGAATTTCCCAATTTAAAAGAGTATACAGGACAAACGTTGATTACAACGGATGGCACAACATTATTGGGTGCTGATGATAAAGCGGGAATCGTTGAAATTTTAGATGCGGTGGAATATTTACTGGCGCATCCTGAGATTCCTCATGGTGAAGTCTTACTGGCATTTGGACCAGATGAAGAAATCGGCCGTGGAGCAGACGGTTTTGATGCAGCAAATTTTCCAGCAAAATTTGCGTATACAATAGATAGCGGCAGAGTCGGTTGTTTTGAGTATGAAACGTTTAATGCGGCACAAGCTGTGATTAAAATCGAAGGGACAAGCGTACATCCTGGAACAGCCTATGGTGTCATGATCAATGCCATTAAATTGGGTGAGAAGATCGATGCCCAACTGCCTAAAGAAGAAGTTCCCGAAAAAACACGAGGGTACGAAGGCTTTTACTTGCTGACAAAATTTATTGGAAGTTTAGATCACGCCGAATTGACGTATATTATCCGTGATCATGATAAAGAACTTTTTCAAAATAGAAAAAACACACTAGCTGAAATAATCTCTAAATTAAATGGCACTTTGGACAAAGAGCGCGTAACTATAGAGTTTTTAGACCAATATTACAATATGGGAGAAATTATCGAAAAAGATATGACACCTGTAAAGCTTGCAGTCAAAGCAATGGAAAACTTAAACATCAAACCAGATATTCAACCTTTTCGTGGTGGAACGGATGGTTCGAAAATTTCATTTATGGGGATCCCAACACCTAATTTATTCACCGGTGGCGAAAATTTCCATGGACAATATGAATTTATTACGCTTGAGTCAATGGAATTAACCGCAAAAACGATAGTCGAAATTATCAAAGAAAACCTTGCTAAATCAAAGGTCTGA
- a CDS encoding siderophore ABC transporter substrate-binding protein, whose amino-acid sequence MKKKFLAVATISMIALLTLGACGNNDKKTTNGSASKDSSKEATTITVKDSNGSVEVPKNPKKVVVFDNGSLDTMDALGVGDTVVGAPTKNLPAYLADYKKVESAGGIKEPDLEKINQLKPDMIIISGRQQDFQDKLSKIAPTIYLSVDAKDTWNSTKKNIETLAEIFDKKDEAKTKIADLEKEITDVKEKAQASDEKALVVLVNEGQLSAYGTGSRFGIVHDTFGFKQADDAIEASTHGQSVSYEYVLEKNPDILFVVDRTKAIGGDDTNDNVENNELVKQTNAGKNGKVITLQPDVWYLSGGGLESTHLMIEDVQKALK is encoded by the coding sequence ATGAAAAAGAAATTCTTAGCAGTTGCAACAATCTCAATGATTGCCTTACTTACTTTAGGTGCATGTGGAAATAATGATAAAAAAACGACAAATGGCTCAGCATCAAAAGATTCTAGTAAAGAAGCAACAACAATCACAGTAAAAGATTCAAATGGTTCTGTTGAAGTTCCTAAAAATCCTAAAAAAGTTGTTGTTTTTGATAACGGCTCATTGGATACGATGGATGCCTTAGGTGTCGGGGATACAGTTGTCGGTGCGCCAACAAAGAACCTACCAGCCTATTTAGCTGATTATAAAAAAGTAGAATCTGCAGGCGGGATCAAAGAACCAGATCTAGAAAAAATCAATCAATTAAAACCAGACATGATCATTATTTCTGGACGTCAACAAGATTTTCAAGATAAACTAAGTAAAATTGCACCAACAATTTATTTATCAGTAGATGCCAAAGATACATGGAACTCTACAAAGAAAAATATTGAAACCTTAGCTGAAATCTTCGACAAAAAAGATGAAGCAAAAACAAAAATTGCAGATTTAGAAAAAGAAATTACAGATGTTAAAGAAAAAGCACAAGCTAGCGATGAAAAAGCATTAGTTGTTTTGGTAAATGAAGGCCAACTTTCAGCATATGGTACAGGGTCTCGTTTTGGCATCGTTCATGATACCTTTGGGTTCAAACAAGCAGATGATGCTATCGAAGCTTCTACGCATGGTCAAAGTGTTTCATATGAATATGTGTTAGAAAAGAATCCAGACATCTTATTTGTAGTTGATCGTACGAAGGCAATCGGCGGGGATGATACGAATGATAATGTTGAAAATAACGAATTAGTTAAGCAAACAAATGCAGGTAAAAACGGTAAAGTGATTACTTTACAGCCTGATGTTTGGTACTTGAGTGGTGGCGGTTTAGAGTCTACTCATTTGATGATTGAAGATGTGCAAAAAGCGTTGAAGTAA
- the trpE gene encoding anthranilate synthase component I, with translation MQRIKEIQADYLTAISAFLRIKGTNKCLLESIPRDKSKGRYSIIAWDAVSEITCFGHQFTIDGQTRTVKDPLKEIEKYVLKQEEVSAELPFQGGAIGYVGYDVIACYEDLGQQPFDELNVPDIHFYLFDSYLIFDHVSEKIVLVEANTYSKRGEEELAEAIIQKIKELQTPNQEEQKVIHLKKLHYKSNFSKPQFEAVVTKIKEYIKQGDMFQMVPSQRLTADFEEAPFDYYRRLRVTNPSTYLYFLDFGETYVIGSSPESLVSVKNQLVTTNPIAGTRKRGQTAEQDLVLERELITDEKERAEHLMLIDLGRNDIGKVSEIGSVEVPVYMIVEKYRFVMHLVSVVTGKLKQDLTAMDALKATLPAGTVSGAPKIRAMQRIYEIEPVKRNIYAGAVGYLSKNDQADFAIAIRTMVVHKNKAYVQAGAGIVYDSDPAKEYEETLHKAKALLEVGE, from the coding sequence ATGCAACGAATCAAAGAAATCCAAGCAGACTATCTAACTGCGATATCAGCCTTTTTAAGAATCAAAGGAACGAACAAATGTCTTTTGGAAAGTATTCCCAGAGATAAAAGCAAAGGACGCTATTCGATTATTGCGTGGGATGCCGTTTCTGAAATCACTTGTTTCGGTCATCAGTTCACGATCGATGGTCAAACAAGAACGGTAAAAGATCCATTAAAGGAAATCGAAAAATACGTCTTGAAACAAGAAGAAGTCTCAGCAGAGTTACCTTTTCAAGGTGGGGCGATCGGTTATGTTGGCTATGATGTGATTGCTTGCTACGAAGATTTAGGGCAACAGCCATTTGACGAATTGAACGTTCCAGATATTCATTTTTACTTATTTGATTCGTACTTAATATTTGATCATGTTAGTGAAAAAATAGTTTTAGTCGAAGCGAATACTTACTCGAAACGTGGAGAAGAAGAGCTAGCTGAAGCGATCATACAAAAAATAAAAGAACTTCAAACACCAAACCAAGAAGAACAAAAAGTTATCCATTTGAAGAAACTGCATTACAAAAGTAATTTTAGTAAGCCACAATTTGAAGCAGTCGTTACCAAAATAAAAGAATATATCAAACAAGGTGATATGTTCCAAATGGTACCATCACAACGTTTAACTGCTGATTTTGAAGAAGCTCCATTTGATTATTATCGTAGGTTACGGGTGACCAATCCCTCCACCTACTTATATTTTCTAGACTTTGGTGAAACTTATGTGATCGGTTCTTCTCCGGAAAGTCTAGTGAGCGTGAAAAATCAACTTGTCACGACAAACCCAATTGCTGGAACACGAAAACGAGGACAGACAGCTGAACAAGACTTGGTGTTGGAACGAGAGTTGATTACTGATGAAAAAGAACGAGCAGAGCATTTGATGTTGATTGATCTTGGCCGCAATGATATAGGGAAAGTAAGTGAAATCGGTTCTGTTGAAGTGCCAGTTTATATGATCGTTGAAAAGTATCGGTTCGTTATGCACTTAGTCTCTGTAGTAACTGGAAAGCTGAAACAGGACTTGACCGCAATGGATGCCTTGAAAGCAACTTTACCGGCAGGGACAGTTAGTGGGGCACCGAAAATTAGAGCGATGCAACGGATTTATGAGATCGAACCAGTTAAACGAAACATTTATGCTGGAGCCGTGGGCTATCTGTCGAAAAATGATCAGGCTGATTTTGCTATTGCCATCCGAACGATGGTTGTTCATAAAAATAAAGCGTATGTTCAAGCCGGTGCAGGCATTGTTTACGATTCTGATCCTGCAAAAGAGTATGAAGAAACATTGCATAAAGCAAAAGCACTGTTGGAGGTGGGAGAATGA